One Glycine max cultivar Williams 82 chromosome 6, Glycine_max_v4.0, whole genome shotgun sequence DNA segment encodes these proteins:
- the LOC100800664 gene encoding calcium-dependent protein kinase 10, protein MGNCNVCAKADVVEDSNNNRNKKSNETNRARKKEPKPFTDEPARSTAAPIRVLKDVIPMSHRTRISDKYILGRELGRGEFGITYLCTDRETKEALACKSISKRKLRTAVDIDDVRREVAIMSTLPEHPNVVKLKATYEDNENVHLVMELCEGGELFDRIVARGHYSERAAAAVARTIAEVVRMCHSNGVMHRDLKPENFLFANKKENSALKAIDFGLSVFFKPGERFSEIVGSPYYMAPEVLKRNYGPEVDVWSAGVILYILLCGVPPFWAETEQGVALAILRGVIDFKREPWPQISESAKSLVRRMLEPDPKNRLTAEQVLEHPWLQNAKKAPNVPLGDIVRSRLKQFSVMNRFKKKALRVIADHLSVEEVEIIKDMFTLMDTDKDGRVTFEELKAGLRKVGSQLAEPEIKMLMEVADVDGNGVLDYGEFVAVTIHLQKMENDEHFHKAFKFFDKDGNGYIELRELEEALADESGETDADVLNDIMREVDTDKDGRISYEEFVAMMKTGTDWRKASRQYSRERFKSLSLNLMKDGSLQLHDEITGQAVVV, encoded by the exons ATGGGAAACTGCAACGTGTGCGCGAAAGCTGACGTGGTAGAAGATAGCAATAACAACAGGAACAAGAAGTCTAATGAAACGAACCGCGCTAGGAAGAAAGAGCCGAAACCATTCACGGACGAACCGGCCCGGTCGACGGCGGCTCCGATCCGGGTCCTGAAGGACGTGATTCCAATGAGCCACCGGACGCGCATAAGCGACAAGTACATACTGGGCCGGGAACTGGGCCGGGGCGAGTTCGGAATCACCTACCTCTGCACGGACCGGGAGACCAAGGAAGCCCTTGCCTGCAAGTCGATCTCGAAGCGGAAGCTCCGGACTGCCGTGGACATCGACGACGTGCGGCGCGAGGTCGCCATCATGTCCACGCTGCCGGAGCACCCCAACGTCGTGAAGCTGAAGGCGACTTACGAGGACAACGAGAACGTCCACCTCGTCATGGAGCTCTGCGAAGGGGGAGAGCTCTTCGACCGGATTGTCGCCAGGGGACACTACAGCGAGCGCGCCGCCGCCGCCGTGGCGCGCACCATCGCCGAGGTTGTTAGGATGTGCCACAGCAATGGCGTCATGCATAGGGACCTCAAGCCTGAGAATTTCCTCTTCGCAAATAAGAAAGAGAATTCTGCTCTCAAGGCCATCGATTTCGGCCTCTCCGTCTTCTTCAAGCCAG GGGAGAGGTTTTCAGAGATTGTTGGGAGTCCTTACTACATGGCGCCGGAGGTTTTGAAGCGGAATTACGGGCCGGAGGTTGATGTGTGGAGTGCTGGGGTgattctttatattttgttgTGTGGGGTTCCTCCGTTCTGGGCAG AGACTGAGCAAGGTGTGGCTTTGGCGATCTTGAGGGGTGTGATTGACTTCAAGAGGGAACCTTGGCCGCAAATATCGGAGAGTGCCAAGAGCCTTGTGCGGCGAATGTTGGAGCCGGATCCTAAAAACCGCTTGACAGCTGAACAGGTGCTTG AACATCCCTGGCTGCAAAATGCAAAGAAAGCTCCAAATGTTCCATTAGGAGATATTGTCAGGTCAAGGCTTAAGCAGTTTTCTGTGATGAATAGATTCAAAAAGAAAGCTCTGCGG GTAATTGCAGATCATTTATCTGTTGAAGAGGTAGAAATAATCAAAGATATGTTTACATTGATGGATACTGACAAAGATGGCAGAGTAACGTTTGAGGAACTAAAGGCTGGGTTGAGGAAGGTTGGTTCACAATTGGCTGAGCCAGAGATAAAGATGCTGATGGAAGTG GCTGATGTTGATGGGAATGGAGTACTTGACTATGGAGAGTTTGTAGCTGTTACAATTCACTTGCAAAAAATGGAGAATGATGAGCATTTCCACAAAGCATTCAAGTTTTTTGACAAAGATGGGAATGGGTATATTGAGTTACGTGAGCTAGAGGAAGCATTAGCAGATGAGTCAGGAGAAACTGATGCTGATGTATTGAATGACATCATGCGTGAAGTTGACACTGACAAG GATGGTCGCATCAGTTATGAGGAGTTTGTGGCGATGATGAAAACTGGAACTGACTGGAGGAAAGCATCTAGGCAATATTCAAGGGAGAGATTCAAGAGTTTGAGCCTAAATTTGATGAAAGATGGCTCGCTTCAGCTTCATGATGAAATTACTGGTCAAGCTGTGGTGGTTTGA